A genomic stretch from Glaciecola nitratireducens FR1064 includes:
- a CDS encoding SDR family NAD(P)-dependent oxidoreductase: MSADIRLDFSNKRALVIGSEKGIGAAVKHQLLNAGCDVVGTSRTTTDDPSVLPLDLSNAESVDAFIQCIEQDFTFDYLIHNAGIILPEPADMLSADAIKTVCDVNLVSPLKILSAVAGQMKSRKHGKIVGIASIASVVSKPNSVVYSSSKSGFVGALRSLAVELAEYGILVNSVSPGPTSTEMIERWVSDEKQKEIARTIPLKRLACVDDIANVVLFLCSDLNTYITAQNIIVDGGFTST, encoded by the coding sequence ATGAGCGCTGATATTCGCTTGGATTTTTCAAATAAACGCGCTTTGGTTATTGGCAGTGAGAAAGGTATTGGTGCCGCTGTAAAACATCAACTATTGAATGCAGGCTGCGATGTAGTTGGCACGTCGAGAACGACCACAGATGACCCATCGGTTTTGCCTCTGGATTTGAGCAATGCAGAGAGCGTTGACGCTTTCATCCAGTGCATTGAGCAAGACTTTACTTTTGATTACCTTATTCACAATGCGGGAATAATCTTACCTGAACCCGCAGACATGCTCAGCGCTGATGCGATAAAAACTGTCTGCGACGTCAATTTAGTTTCACCGCTAAAGATTCTTTCAGCGGTAGCCGGTCAGATGAAAAGTCGAAAACACGGAAAAATTGTCGGCATAGCTTCTATAGCTTCTGTTGTATCAAAACCTAATTCCGTGGTCTACAGTTCAAGCAAAAGCGGATTTGTTGGGGCTTTGCGATCACTTGCTGTAGAACTTGCAGAGTATGGCATCTTGGTTAACTCTGTTTCTCCAGGGCCAACGAGCACCGAGATGATTGAAAGATGGGTAAGTGATGAGAAACAAAAAGAAATAGCGCGCACTATTCCATTAAAGCGATTAGCTTGTGTTGACGATATAGCCAATGTAGTGCTTTTTTTATGTTCAGATCTCAATACGTATATTACCGCTCAAAACATTATTGTTGATGGCGGATTCACGAGTACATAG
- a CDS encoding nucleoside-diphosphate sugar epimerase/dehydratase, translating into MKNNVNTQQEDAFIFGAGTAGQNAYENLKLNYRILGFIDNDKAKYQSNIDGISIFPASILSQHSHATLFIASEFFEQIRDQLLSLRFLSAGKIKPLPSRLLAANRFEHEHKSTARALDVLACCCEFLKALSVKHHIDAGTLLGLYRDKQLIPWDDDLDIAIDASFAPVVQKALPQLEQQLWLKTHAKWHAQTLFTVGSFGNVPENAIRAFKIVCENASELPAVDFFVKYVDDKYSDYSLASRGIRMPAELNATIQSYLCCNYSWPIPARTADYLQQHYGDWETPNPDWSLQDLTNTQVFDE; encoded by the coding sequence ATGAAAAATAACGTCAACACACAGCAAGAAGATGCATTTATATTTGGAGCAGGCACTGCGGGTCAAAATGCGTACGAAAACCTCAAATTGAATTACCGCATACTGGGTTTTATTGACAATGACAAAGCAAAATATCAATCCAATATAGACGGTATCTCGATATTCCCTGCATCGATATTAAGTCAACATTCCCATGCTACCTTATTTATTGCCAGTGAGTTTTTCGAACAAATTAGGGATCAGTTGTTATCACTTCGATTCTTATCAGCGGGCAAAATAAAACCTTTACCTTCTCGTCTATTGGCTGCAAATCGATTCGAACATGAACACAAGTCTACGGCTAGAGCCCTTGACGTTCTTGCTTGTTGTTGTGAATTTTTAAAAGCACTTTCGGTCAAGCATCATATTGATGCGGGCACACTGCTGGGCTTATATCGGGATAAACAATTAATCCCTTGGGACGATGATTTAGACATCGCCATTGACGCAAGTTTCGCTCCAGTTGTGCAAAAAGCACTGCCACAACTGGAGCAACAGCTTTGGTTAAAAACGCACGCTAAGTGGCATGCTCAAACGTTATTTACTGTCGGTTCTTTCGGTAATGTGCCTGAGAATGCTATTCGTGCGTTTAAAATTGTGTGCGAGAATGCATCCGAATTACCTGCCGTTGATTTCTTCGTTAAGTATGTTGATGATAAATATAGTGACTACAGCCTTGCTTCTCGAGGCATTCGAATGCCGGCCGAATTAAACGCAACAATCCAATCTTATCTATGCTGCAACTACAGTTGGCCTATTCCTGCAAGGACAGCTGATTACCTGCAACAGCACTACGGGGATTGGGAAACACCGAATCCCGATTGGAGTTTACAAGATCTTACTAATACGCAGGTGTTTGATGAATGA
- a CDS encoding SIS domain-containing protein, with protein sequence MLSFVQSYIENIKQVLSRINPQEIVDIIGALEKCHERGGRIFVMGNGGSAATASHMANDLAVGLKLRGIRQFDVESLGDNVAVCTAIANDTGYENIFSLQLEGRLKKKDLLIGISCSGNSPNIVKAVDYANSLGVTVVGLTGFDGGQLKQKADHTFHVATEKGDYGVVEDLHMMVDHVIFSYYQQLKSSSELADAG encoded by the coding sequence ATGTTGAGCTTTGTGCAAAGTTACATTGAAAACATTAAGCAGGTATTGTCACGCATTAATCCGCAGGAAATTGTAGACATTATTGGCGCATTAGAAAAGTGCCATGAGAGAGGAGGTCGTATCTTTGTTATGGGTAACGGCGGCAGTGCAGCAACGGCTTCGCATATGGCAAACGACTTGGCTGTTGGTCTTAAATTAAGAGGAATTCGGCAGTTTGATGTTGAGAGTTTAGGCGATAACGTCGCGGTTTGCACTGCCATCGCAAATGACACCGGCTACGAAAATATTTTCAGTCTCCAACTAGAAGGACGCTTAAAAAAGAAAGACCTACTGATTGGCATATCTTGCAGCGGCAACTCGCCTAACATAGTTAAGGCGGTAGATTATGCAAATTCATTGGGTGTCACGGTTGTCGGTCTGACTGGTTTTGATGGTGGTCAATTAAAACAAAAAGCAGATCACACGTTCCACGTCGCGACGGAAAAGGGTGATTATGGCGTCGTCGAAGATTTACATATGATGGTCGATCACGTGATCTTTTCATACTATCAACAATTAAAGTCAAGTTCTGAACTTGCGGATGCAGGCTAG
- a CDS encoding AroB-related putative sugar phosphate phospholyase (cyclizing) — translation MIIKSNIHDYQVKFVESLDFFQELKSKSNAVFVCDSNINRLYPDILRDVDKQRVFLIDALESNKTLDYVQDVYRFLTPIPEKKKMQLISIGGGIVQDVTGFVAQTLYRGIPWTFVPTTFLAQADSCVGSKTSLNFESFKNILGGFYPPNIIYLCPDFLDTLNDRDYYSGIGEVIKFLLLDDRREPDFEQIAALVADLYKRESRMQAIRASLSVKQSFIAEDEFDQGKRNLFNYGHCFGHALEATSQYEVPHGLAVIVGMMVANAVALGRGLMSRACYSRLNALLFVPTLPIEFKPAYFDESEIIKGLMNDKKRVGKDLTMIIPSSDKIEAIKADDIKPQEVSVAMLLIIDELRFV, via the coding sequence ATGATTATCAAATCAAACATACACGACTATCAGGTTAAATTTGTTGAAAGTCTGGATTTTTTTCAGGAACTCAAAAGCAAAAGTAACGCCGTATTTGTCTGCGATAGCAACATCAACAGACTCTATCCGGACATATTGCGTGATGTCGATAAACAACGGGTCTTTCTAATTGATGCGCTTGAAAGTAATAAAACCTTGGACTATGTTCAAGACGTTTACCGATTTTTGACGCCTATTCCAGAAAAGAAAAAAATGCAGCTAATTTCAATCGGTGGTGGCATTGTTCAAGACGTCACCGGGTTTGTTGCCCAGACTCTATATAGAGGCATTCCTTGGACCTTTGTCCCAACCACATTTTTGGCGCAAGCAGATAGCTGTGTTGGCAGTAAAACCTCGTTAAATTTTGAGTCATTCAAGAATATATTGGGTGGCTTTTATCCACCCAATATCATTTATCTTTGTCCCGACTTTCTGGATACCTTAAACGACCGCGACTATTACAGCGGGATTGGCGAAGTCATCAAATTTCTATTGTTAGATGATAGGAGGGAACCCGATTTTGAGCAAATAGCGGCATTGGTCGCTGACTTATATAAACGGGAAAGCCGAATGCAGGCAATTAGAGCCTCACTTTCGGTAAAACAAAGTTTTATCGCAGAAGACGAATTCGACCAAGGTAAACGAAATCTGTTCAATTACGGGCATTGCTTTGGGCATGCGCTGGAAGCGACGAGTCAATATGAAGTCCCTCATGGTCTTGCGGTGATAGTTGGTATGATGGTCGCGAATGCGGTAGCACTTGGTCGAGGCTTAATGTCCAGAGCATGTTATTCGCGATTAAATGCCTTGTTATTTGTGCCGACCTTGCCTATTGAATTTAAACCCGCCTATTTTGACGAAAGTGAAATAATCAAAGGCTTGATGAACGATAAAAAGCGAGTTGGTAAAGACTTAACGATGATCATACCCAGTAGCGACAAGATTGAAGCGATAAAAGCCGACGATATCAAGCCGCAGGAAGTGTCAGTTGCTATGTTGTTAATTATTGATGAGTTAAGGTTTGTATGA
- a CDS encoding Gfo/Idh/MocA family protein codes for MKVIRCGIAGFGKMGQIRAREILRNPHTQLCSVFETNSDLTAEIPSGMTLSKSIDELLSSGIDAVFICAFNNVAAEYAIKALSQGMHVFCEKPPAKTCAELSFVIAAEKASTGVLKYGFNHRLHYSVIKARELIQSKELGNLLWMRGVYGKAGSIDYHTNWRNFRNYSGGGILMDQGIHMLDLFHHLSGLSFNVVASQLSNSFWDIEVEDNAFVTLQSGGVIASLHSSATQWKHKFLLEMCFENGFINLDGILSESRSYAPEKLVTGKREFEDITFAMGKPAEQTIWFENDDSWKLELEEFVKAITEKQKVSNGSSDDAMEVLSLIEEIYSVSGFYGK; via the coding sequence ATGAAGGTAATACGTTGTGGGATTGCCGGTTTTGGTAAGATGGGACAAATTCGTGCTCGCGAAATATTGCGAAATCCACATACTCAATTGTGTTCAGTGTTTGAGACTAACTCAGATTTAACTGCTGAAATACCGAGTGGAATGACACTCAGCAAATCTATTGACGAACTGCTGAGCTCAGGCATTGATGCAGTATTTATATGTGCCTTTAATAATGTTGCCGCGGAATACGCCATAAAAGCATTATCGCAAGGGATGCATGTTTTCTGTGAGAAACCGCCTGCGAAAACCTGCGCTGAACTGTCTTTCGTTATCGCAGCCGAAAAAGCCTCAACAGGCGTCTTGAAATATGGTTTTAACCATCGCTTACATTACAGTGTAATCAAAGCGAGAGAACTCATTCAAAGCAAAGAGCTTGGTAATTTACTCTGGATGCGGGGAGTATATGGAAAGGCAGGCAGCATCGACTACCATACTAATTGGCGTAACTTTCGAAATTATTCTGGTGGTGGAATATTGATGGATCAAGGCATTCACATGTTAGATCTTTTTCATCATCTTAGTGGTCTTTCATTCAACGTCGTTGCAAGCCAGTTATCGAATAGCTTTTGGGATATTGAAGTTGAAGACAATGCATTTGTGACTTTACAATCAGGTGGCGTCATTGCTTCACTGCATTCGAGTGCGACTCAATGGAAGCATAAATTTCTACTTGAAATGTGTTTTGAAAACGGTTTTATAAATTTAGACGGTATTTTGTCTGAATCACGCAGTTACGCACCTGAAAAACTCGTTACAGGCAAAAGGGAGTTCGAAGACATCACTTTTGCAATGGGAAAACCTGCCGAGCAGACTATTTGGTTTGAAAATGATGACAGCTGGAAACTCGAGCTAGAGGAATTTGTTAAGGCGATCACAGAAAAGCAAAAAGTGTCAAACGGAAGCAGTGACGATGCGATGGAAGTCCTCTCCTTAATTGAAGAAATATATTCGGTGAGTGGCTTCTATGGAAAATAA
- a CDS encoding phosphoglycerate dehydrogenase, whose product MKIAVTSKAFAKNETLKSELQSFFPDCRFNTSGRLLNESELIEFLGDCDGAIVAMEQIQAPVLDDVNLLKVIAKFGVGLNNIDLSYCQKNGIPVKWTAGINRQSVAEMALGFMLMLIRNLYTTSNQLKKGEWNKSGGQSLYGKTIGIIGMGHIGQELTHLLKPFACRVLANDVVDINEFCEKNGVVSVGKETIYAEADIISLHTPLNTSTVQFIDATAFHKMTKKPIFINTARGELVNLQDLHDALLNGQLYGAAIDVYDVEPPTHKELISMPNLVCTPHIGGNSAEATLAMGRSAISHLVDSLLGAANER is encoded by the coding sequence ATGAAAATAGCTGTTACGTCAAAGGCATTTGCTAAAAATGAAACACTCAAATCCGAATTACAATCGTTCTTCCCAGATTGTCGATTTAATACCAGTGGTCGTCTATTAAACGAATCGGAGCTGATTGAATTTTTGGGCGATTGCGATGGTGCTATAGTCGCGATGGAACAGATTCAAGCTCCTGTGCTGGACGATGTAAACTTGCTAAAAGTGATCGCAAAATTTGGCGTTGGCTTGAATAATATAGATCTAAGCTACTGCCAGAAAAATGGCATTCCGGTAAAATGGACTGCCGGCATAAACAGACAATCGGTTGCTGAAATGGCCTTAGGATTTATGCTAATGCTGATTAGGAATTTATATACGACGTCTAATCAACTAAAAAAAGGTGAGTGGAATAAGTCAGGCGGGCAGAGTCTTTACGGGAAAACAATTGGTATCATTGGTATGGGCCATATAGGGCAGGAGCTTACTCACTTACTAAAGCCCTTTGCTTGTAGAGTACTGGCAAATGATGTTGTTGATATAAATGAGTTTTGTGAAAAAAATGGTGTCGTTTCAGTAGGCAAGGAAACGATTTATGCAGAAGCTGATATTATCAGTCTGCACACTCCGTTGAATACCTCTACGGTTCAGTTTATCGATGCTACTGCCTTTCATAAAATGACAAAAAAACCGATATTTATTAACACTGCACGTGGCGAGCTAGTCAATTTGCAAGACCTGCATGACGCTTTACTCAACGGCCAGCTATATGGCGCAGCAATAGATGTCTATGATGTGGAACCACCAACGCACAAAGAACTAATAAGCATGCCTAACTTAGTTTGTACGCCGCACATTGGCGGTAACTCAGCGGAAGCAACATTAGCGATGGGCCGCTCTGCAATATCTCATTTAGTCGATAGCCTACTGGGTGCTGCAAATGAGCGCTGA
- a CDS encoding cytidylyltransferase domain-containing protein, translating into MKVVAMIPARMGSKRIPKKNLRLLGERPLISYVVETAVNSGVFDAVYINSEDDIFSEIASEYGASFYQRPVEFATDETNNDAFLLDFCKNVSADIVIQILPTSPFITENEIVSFVSTMIEQKYNTLVSTVDHQIACMFGGKGVNFSPKEPHISSQDMQPVSSYATVLMGWNKDSFLQNMQSNGFGYHGPDGNTGYFTLKGFSTIDIDNEEDFKLAEIALQYIKSQASTQQPKYYQRQSGAKNHHSEADVPSILKIDGIEQSDFAHENLSLVHIPDLIANKNSELSWCHRLVNTESNSATLISQLPGQGNRKHYHPDWNEWWYIISGEWIWEIEGKETVVKQGDFVFMPKNKVHRITATGTKPAIRLAVSRADVAHVYPEIFEH; encoded by the coding sequence ATGAAAGTTGTAGCAATGATCCCCGCGAGAATGGGCAGTAAGCGTATTCCAAAAAAGAATTTACGTTTACTAGGTGAAAGACCTTTGATTTCATACGTGGTTGAAACTGCCGTTAATTCTGGTGTGTTTGACGCTGTTTATATTAACTCAGAAGATGACATATTTTCTGAGATTGCGAGTGAATACGGCGCGAGTTTTTATCAGCGTCCAGTTGAATTTGCAACAGATGAAACTAATAACGATGCTTTTTTACTCGATTTTTGTAAAAACGTTAGCGCCGACATTGTTATACAAATTTTACCAACTTCGCCCTTTATTACTGAGAATGAAATTGTAAGTTTTGTAAGCACCATGATAGAGCAAAAGTATAATACCCTTGTCTCAACGGTTGACCATCAGATAGCCTGCATGTTCGGCGGGAAAGGAGTGAATTTCAGTCCAAAAGAGCCGCATATTTCTTCCCAAGATATGCAGCCAGTCTCTTCCTATGCAACAGTGCTGATGGGGTGGAATAAAGATAGCTTTTTGCAAAATATGCAAAGCAATGGTTTCGGTTATCATGGTCCTGATGGCAACACAGGCTATTTCACCTTGAAGGGCTTTTCCACCATTGATATTGATAATGAAGAAGACTTTAAATTAGCTGAGATTGCGTTACAGTACATCAAATCTCAGGCATCAACACAGCAACCAAAATATTATCAGCGACAATCGGGAGCAAAAAATCACCATAGTGAAGCCGATGTACCCTCGATTCTGAAAATAGACGGTATCGAACAATCGGATTTTGCTCATGAAAACTTGTCTCTAGTCCACATTCCCGATCTGATAGCGAACAAAAATAGTGAATTGTCATGGTGTCACCGTTTGGTGAATACCGAAAGTAATAGTGCAACCCTAATATCTCAACTTCCTGGGCAAGGCAATCGTAAACATTATCATCCTGATTGGAATGAGTGGTGGTATATCATATCTGGCGAATGGATATGGGAAATTGAAGGTAAAGAAACTGTGGTTAAACAAGGGGATTTTGTATTTATGCCCAAGAACAAAGTACATAGGATAACGGCGACAGGCACTAAGCCTGCGATAAGATTAGCGGTAAGTCGTGCTGACGTAGCGCATGTTTATCCTGAAATCTTTGAGCACTAA
- a CDS encoding tetratricopeptide repeat protein, with protein MKIFRIIFLISLMSALTSACVSNDYHKLSEREQAPDSAELPSPPEIQHALFKEEVINTDDIFVLTPSQRTRFLSYFNAHQNQSVRPHVRVANYIQEFSTGFNFQGDTLTAKEAFEQRTGNCLSLAILSTAFVKEAGLRFQYNRINSAPTYQEYENVQLVSTHVNLTIIDVQQTSGDIWLSNAITIDYFRTKDSYISKVVSPEELMVMYWNNLASEAIISGKLDIAFAYALQANAIDPLYPETLNLLAILYNRKGHAEYAYTVYDFMDKNNLVSFSAIDNFATMLVNSGDTKRAALLRSKIQHIIDDNPYTWLSRGIAQFEIGEYKLAESYLLKSSSYGPYLHEPLYNLAKIYVKQNRFRAARNALEKAKELAYVADDERRYQAKIYSLNE; from the coding sequence ATGAAAATTTTTCGCATCATTTTCCTTATATCACTAATGAGCGCTTTAACGAGTGCCTGTGTGAGCAATGACTATCACAAGCTCAGTGAGAGAGAACAAGCGCCAGATTCAGCGGAGTTGCCAAGTCCACCCGAAATTCAACACGCTTTATTTAAAGAAGAAGTCATCAATACCGATGATATTTTTGTCTTGACGCCGTCGCAACGCACACGTTTCTTAAGCTACTTCAACGCTCATCAAAATCAATCAGTTAGGCCTCATGTGAGAGTGGCTAACTACATACAAGAATTCAGCACAGGGTTCAATTTTCAGGGTGACACACTGACTGCGAAAGAGGCATTTGAACAACGGACTGGTAACTGTTTGTCATTGGCTATTTTATCAACGGCATTTGTAAAAGAAGCCGGTTTACGGTTCCAATACAATAGAATCAATAGCGCGCCTACGTATCAAGAGTATGAGAACGTTCAACTGGTGTCTACACATGTCAATTTAACGATAATAGACGTTCAGCAAACAAGCGGCGACATTTGGTTAAGCAATGCTATTACTATTGACTACTTTAGAACCAAAGACTCCTATATTTCGAAAGTTGTCTCGCCAGAAGAGTTGATGGTCATGTATTGGAATAACCTAGCAAGTGAGGCTATTATTAGCGGTAAGCTAGATATTGCCTTTGCATATGCTTTGCAGGCAAATGCGATTGATCCACTTTATCCTGAAACCCTAAATTTGCTGGCCATTTTATACAATCGAAAAGGGCATGCAGAATACGCCTATACCGTTTACGATTTCATGGATAAAAATAACCTAGTGTCATTTTCCGCCATTGATAATTTTGCCACAATGTTAGTCAATTCAGGAGACACAAAACGGGCCGCGTTACTAAGAAGTAAAATTCAGCACATTATTGATGACAACCCATACACTTGGCTATCTCGTGGCATCGCCCAGTTTGAAATAGGTGAGTACAAACTGGCCGAAAGCTATCTATTAAAAAGCAGTAGCTATGGCCCATATTTACATGAGCCTCTTTATAATTTAGCTAAAATCTATGTAAAACAAAATCGCTTTAGAGCCGCTAGAAACGCATTGGAAAAAGCAAAAGAACTTGCATATGTAGCCGATGATGAAAGACGCTATCAAGCTAAGATTTACAGCCTCAATGAGTGA
- a CDS encoding methyltransferase domain-containing protein: MSDQFKAIDAFVGKSIVLAPDNDLTRRMQKELSAIGANVVGFYDSYKKPSDFVKAAEASKYDCIIINSPNYWREIGANLSGLKYVFDTASLSFIELENFESLLRNSDEFDVLLLPFNRSNVSDMSLISRSLNKFGISSAIIDIGGGPDSDITKGYTENADIPRIRRDGLHNIKRQCIVASIDWEPSFGRSFIQAEKDKGMLTIGVVDGIEDFNDTDYSYDRKAYETVEYVLTMGTDDLTALSHKSEKCTVVGLPKLHSLYNETVQYPAKTTVMINVNFTYGSFEEVREEWVEQVLNACQKAEVDYIISQHPADNGDFSNKVVSSKTVYQTIRESSLVITRYSTVLLEALVLGKPVIYFNPHGEKVPLYNEPEGAFETVTNVTELASAISKITQTYSDVRSGAQEFLLRKCNLPSTVPPSDLAAYRIKNLLEEREHIAFSPDKHFSLPAQYISRNKYHHYDDSDCEDEWQLEVYLHALGLMTTNSFSNIVDVGTGSGYKFMKYFSQYNTLGLELPVNVDLLMQKYPDKRWKVSDFTSERVFSADVVICSDIIEHLVDPDDLLIFLNAQDFKYLVLSTPDRDLVYPKTSVFQAGPPRNFAHQREWSFSEFADYVSTFFKVIDHRVTNYHQATQMMICVKK, encoded by the coding sequence ATGAGTGATCAGTTCAAAGCAATTGACGCCTTTGTTGGAAAGTCAATTGTGTTGGCGCCAGATAATGACCTTACAAGGCGGATGCAAAAAGAACTAAGCGCAATCGGTGCAAATGTTGTCGGATTTTACGACAGCTATAAAAAGCCCTCCGATTTTGTGAAGGCTGCTGAAGCATCAAAGTATGACTGCATCATTATAAATAGCCCCAATTATTGGAGAGAAATTGGTGCAAATTTGAGCGGCTTAAAATATGTTTTTGATACTGCGTCATTAAGTTTTATTGAGCTTGAAAATTTTGAATCGTTGCTTAGAAACTCTGATGAATTTGATGTTCTTCTGCTACCGTTCAATCGTTCGAACGTTTCCGATATGTCCTTGATCAGTCGGTCCTTAAACAAATTTGGCATAAGCTCTGCGATTATAGATATTGGCGGAGGACCGGATTCAGATATCACTAAAGGATACACTGAGAATGCAGACATACCGCGAATTAGACGAGATGGACTGCATAATATAAAGCGTCAGTGTATTGTCGCATCAATTGATTGGGAACCAAGCTTTGGTCGCTCATTTATCCAGGCGGAAAAGGATAAGGGCATGTTAACAATTGGAGTGGTTGATGGCATCGAAGATTTCAACGATACCGATTATTCCTATGATCGCAAGGCTTATGAGACCGTTGAATATGTGTTAACAATGGGCACGGATGATTTAACTGCGTTATCGCATAAATCAGAGAAATGTACGGTAGTGGGTCTTCCTAAATTACACTCATTGTATAATGAAACGGTGCAATATCCCGCCAAGACGACGGTAATGATTAACGTAAACTTTACCTATGGTTCGTTTGAAGAGGTTCGCGAAGAGTGGGTTGAACAAGTCTTGAACGCTTGTCAGAAAGCAGAGGTGGATTATATTATTTCTCAGCATCCGGCTGATAATGGTGATTTCAGTAATAAGGTCGTCAGTTCAAAAACTGTCTATCAGACCATTCGTGAGTCATCGCTTGTTATTACTCGTTACAGTACGGTCTTACTTGAAGCCTTAGTGTTGGGTAAACCCGTCATTTACTTTAATCCCCATGGCGAAAAAGTACCTTTATATAATGAACCTGAAGGTGCTTTTGAAACTGTTACAAACGTAACAGAATTAGCGTCAGCAATATCAAAAATCACGCAAACATATAGTGATGTTAGATCTGGCGCACAAGAGTTTTTACTTCGAAAATGTAATTTGCCGTCTACCGTGCCGCCCTCAGATTTAGCTGCCTACAGAATCAAAAACTTATTGGAAGAGAGGGAGCATATTGCATTTTCACCGGATAAGCATTTCTCTCTTCCTGCACAATATATTTCAAGAAATAAGTACCATCACTACGACGATAGTGACTGCGAAGATGAATGGCAATTGGAAGTTTACCTGCATGCGCTTGGATTAATGACCACCAATAGTTTCTCAAATATCGTGGATGTAGGCACCGGTTCGGGCTACAAATTCATGAAATATTTTAGTCAATACAACACGCTTGGCTTGGAGTTGCCTGTTAACGTTGATTTGTTGATGCAAAAGTACCCAGATAAACGCTGGAAAGTCTCGGATTTTACTTCAGAACGAGTATTCAGTGCAGATGTAGTGATTTGTTCTGATATTATCGAGCATCTGGTTGACCCTGATGATTTATTGATATTTTTGAATGCCCAAGACTTTAAATATTTAGTGTTATCTACTCCAGACCGAGACTTGGTATACCCGAAAACATCAGTATTCCAAGCTGGGCCGCCGCGTAATTTTGCGCATCAAAGGGAATGGTCATTTTCTGAATTTGCTGACTACGTCAGTACTTTCTTTAAGGTCATTGATCATCGCGTGACAAATTACCATCAAGCAACTCAAATGATGATTTGCGTGAAAAAGTAA
- a CDS encoding SDR family NAD(P)-dependent oxidoreductase has translation MIVLLTGASRGIGAAIKTKLETEHTVLSPSRSELDLSSPESIVEYCSKLGRVDALINNAGINIIKPLAEVSVDDMNLINQVNYAAPLQLMQLLLPKMAQRKFGRVVNISSIWGVRSKAKRALYSGTKFGLIGLTKGFAREFAADNVMINTVCPGFTETELTKQSLSSEELAAILMDIPCQRLAKPEEIARTVAFLIDPSNSYLTGQSIVIDGGFTS, from the coding sequence ATGATTGTTTTATTAACTGGCGCTAGCCGTGGTATTGGCGCTGCTATTAAAACAAAACTCGAGACAGAGCACACGGTGCTCTCGCCATCTCGTTCTGAACTCGATTTGAGCTCACCGGAGAGTATCGTTGAGTACTGTTCGAAGCTGGGGAGAGTTGATGCCTTAATAAACAATGCTGGTATCAATATTATTAAGCCACTAGCAGAAGTCTCAGTCGACGATATGAATCTCATCAATCAAGTAAACTATGCCGCGCCTCTTCAATTAATGCAGTTATTACTGCCTAAAATGGCGCAGCGCAAATTTGGTAGAGTAGTGAATATAAGCTCAATTTGGGGAGTTCGCTCAAAAGCAAAGAGAGCACTTTATAGTGGGACTAAGTTCGGCTTGATAGGTCTTACCAAGGGCTTTGCAAGAGAATTCGCTGCGGATAATGTGATGATAAATACGGTTTGTCCTGGATTTACCGAAACTGAATTAACTAAACAATCGCTATCAAGCGAAGAACTTGCCGCTATTCTTATGGATATTCCCTGTCAGCGTTTAGCTAAGCCCGAAGAAATAGCACGCACGGTGGCTTTCCTTATCGACCCATCAAATTCTTATCTTACAGGTCAATCTATAGTAATAGATGGAGGGTTCACAAGTTAA